Proteins encoded within one genomic window of Triticum aestivum cultivar Chinese Spring chromosome 2D, IWGSC CS RefSeq v2.1, whole genome shotgun sequence:
- the LOC123054258 gene encoding uncharacterized protein, with translation MSELAAGAVSSLLSVIRSEALLLGGVRDDVQFIKEEMESMKSFLAHLARWAPPGGEHDEQVRTWMNQVRLLAQDCNNCINLYLYRGNPDVHRARGGLRRYLWWATWFLHKLVAQHRAAEQLRRLKERARDVGERRLRYGVEVPAKSGEGQSSRTAAATTKQTATQGSYAAGDGDEDEDGDYQLVGAMATNGHSGRRAFIEPRTLDDYAKAKLWEWIHGIPLGAGETLSMVIVAPYTHQDLLALVQEMWVLPPPDVVYHRILLVDIPAVHPDFVRLRPKEVLFYILRELKHAKSHQPKPQEQRTEGEVEEKNLDPWEVYIRRLQIYSEKKRAIALLKIKENIKEMKVYEKLEKIKSDIQGRVLRGDRLSKGDKLQGEFDQLDLDVLLELMLHAAVDASQQGQGKKKDMHRLPPWDNNNIIVKKLKEHMEVEENDKVEEEEAVKHMGVEQGEEDTAKHREEEGGEVTCTHMEEGGEVTIHTEEGKGEVTIHREEGEEGGGGGETTKHLEEGEGEVTIHREKEEGGGGQTSKHMEGKGGGIESQQTPWIHLDEAQYAQILRKLFPKSSGSKPLQAQDGSLGKQATKTTTAILGEDQIKQMIHDAKEDILRELQEGKNDNSEATAEPGVPDQSPETISEKIGQMMDKIKHEFKEQLKIKGLVDEIKRNLNYVPEWNNYEGPLFILKVDELMDVSTWEDTRKALSLLNCSADLMIVNPTKDIQLAKEYCYPPREPIDYSLEGLYHDTVLELTSQQKNEDNYNP, from the coding sequence ATGTCAGAGCTTGCGGCGGGCGCCGTGAGCTCACTGCTGTCCGTCATCCGCAGCGAGGCCCTGCTACTGGGTGGCGTCCGAGATGACGTGCAGTTTATCAAGGAGGAGATGGAGAGCATGAAGAGCTTCCTGGCGCACCTGGCCAGGTGGGCACCCCCCGGCGGCGAGCATGACGAGCAGGTGCGCACCTGGATGAACCAGGTGCGGCTGCTTGCCCAGGACTGCAACAACTGCATCAACCTCTACCTCTACCGGGGGAACCCGGATGTCCACCGCGCCAGAGGCGGACTCCGGCGCTACCTCTGGTGGGCAACCTGGTTCCTGCACAAGTTGGTTGCGCAGCACCGTGCTGCCGAGCAGCTGCGCCGGCTCAAGGAGCGGGCACGTGACGTCGGTGAGCGGCGGTTGAGGTATGGTGTGGAGGTCCCGGCGAAGTCAGGGGAGGGGCAATCGTCTCGGACGGCAGCAGCGACGACAAAGCAGACTGCTACACAAGGTAGCTATGCTGCTGGGGACGGCGACGAGGACGAAGATGGTGACTATCAACTCGTGGGGGCAATGGCGACCAACGGTCATTCTGGTCGAAGAGCCTTCATTGAGCCTCGCACTTTGGACGACTACGCGAAGGCAAAGCTATGGGAGTGGATACATGGAATCCCTTTAGGCGCCGGCGAAACTTTGTCCATGGTGATTGTGGCACCGTACACACATCAGGACCTCCTCGCTCTTGTACAAGAAATGTGGGTTTTGCCGCCGCCGGACGTCGTCTACCATCGCATTCTCTTGGTTGACATCCCGGCCGTGCACCCGGATTTTGTGCGGCTACGCCCCAAGGAAGTTCTCTTCTACATTCTGCGTGAACTCAAGCATGCTAAATCCCACCAGCCCAAACCCCAGGAGCAACGCACAGAAGgcgaagtggaggagaagaatctTGACCCCTGGGAAGTTTACATAAGAAGATTGCAAATTTATAGTGAAAAGAAGAGGGCTATTGCGCTTCTTAAAATCAAGGAGAATATCAAAGAGATGAAGGTTTACGAAAAACTTGAGAAAATCAAAAGTGATATTCAAGGTCGAGTGCTGAGGGGCGACAGACTTTCAAAGGGCGACAAGCTGCAGGGGGAGTTTGACCAGCTGGACCTAGATGTACTCCTTGAGCTGATGCTCCACGCAGCTGTTGATGCGTCTCAACAAGGCCAAGGGAAGAAGAAAGACATGCATAGATTACCACCATGGGACAACAACAATATCATCGTCAAGAAGCTTAAGGAGCATATGGAAGTAGAGGAAAATGACAAGGTAGAAGAGGAAGAAGCAGTCAAGCACATGGGGGTGGAACAAGGAGAAGAAGACACAGCCAAGCATagggaagaggaaggaggagaagtaACATGCACGCATATGGAGGAGGGGGGAGAAGTAACCATACATACAGAGGAAGGGAAAGGAGAAGTAACCATACatagggaggagggggaggaaggaggtggtggaggagaaaCAACAAAGCATCTGGAGGAGGGGGAAGGAGAAGTAACCATACACAGGGAGAaagaggaagggggaggaggacAAACATCTAAGCATATGGAGGGGAAAGGAGGAGGAATCGAAAGTCAGCAAACGCCATGGATTCACCTCGACGAGGCACAATATGCACAGATCTTGCGGAAGTTGTTCCCCAAGAGCAGCGGCAGCAAGCCCCTGCAGGCTCAAGACGGATCGTTGGGCAAACAAGCTACAAAGACCACAACAGCTATACTGGGTGAGGATCAAATCAAACAAATGATCCATGATGCAAAGGAAGACATCTTACGGGAGCTGCAGGAAGGCAAAAATGACAATAGTGAAGCGACAGCCGAACCTGGTGTTCCGGATCAAAGCCCAGAAACTATTTCTGAAAAAATCGGTCAGATGATGGACAAAATAAAACATGAATTCAAAGAGCAGCTCAAGATCAAAGGACTTGTGGATGAGATTAAACGTAACTTGAATTATGTTCCGGAGTGGAATAATTATGAAGGTCCTCTGTTTATCCTCAAAGTTGATGAGCTGATGGATGTTTCCACATGGGAGGATACCAGAAAGGCTTTGAGCCTGCTAAACTGCAGCGCCGATCTAATGATCGTCAACCCCACAAAGGACATCCAGCTGGCTAAAGAATATTGCTATCCACCGCGGGAACCTATAGACTATTCTCTTGAAGGCCTCTATCATGATACAGTGCTCGAGCTTACTAGCCAACAGAAGAATGAAGACAACTACAACCCCTAA